Proteins encoded by one window of Streptomyces sp. NBC_01571:
- the afsQ1 gene encoding two-component system response regulator AfsQ1: MPSLLLIEDDDAIRTALELSLTRQGHRVATAATGEDGLKLLREQRPDLIVLDVMLPGIDGFEVCRRIRRTDQLPIILLTARSDDIDVVVGLESGADDYVVKPVQGRVLDARIRAVLRRGEREANDSATFGSLVIDRAAMTVTKNGEDLQLTPTELRLLLELSRRPGQALSRQQLLRLVWEHDYLGDSRLVDACVQRLRAKVEDVPSSPTLIRTVRGVGYRLDSPQ, encoded by the coding sequence GTGCCTTCCCTGTTGCTGATCGAGGACGACGACGCCATCCGTACGGCCCTGGAGCTCTCTTTGACGCGCCAGGGACACCGTGTGGCCACCGCTGCCACCGGCGAGGACGGTCTGAAGCTGCTGCGTGAGCAGCGGCCGGACCTGATCGTGCTGGATGTGATGCTGCCCGGCATCGACGGGTTCGAGGTGTGCCGGCGCATCCGGCGCACGGACCAGTTGCCCATCATTCTGCTGACGGCGCGCAGCGACGACATCGACGTGGTGGTCGGACTGGAGTCCGGCGCCGACGACTACGTCGTCAAGCCGGTGCAGGGGCGAGTGCTCGATGCCCGCATCAGGGCCGTGCTGCGGCGCGGTGAGCGCGAGGCCAACGACTCGGCGACGTTCGGCTCCCTCGTCATCGACCGGGCGGCGATGACGGTCACCAAGAACGGTGAGGACCTCCAGCTGACGCCCACCGAGCTGCGGCTGCTCCTGGAGCTGAGCCGCCGTCCCGGACAGGCGCTGTCCCGCCAGCAGTTGCTGCGGCTCGTCTGGGAGCACGACTACCTGGGCGACTCGCGTCTGGTGGACGCGTGTGTGCAGCGGCTGCGCGCGAAGGTCGAGGACGTCCCGTCCTCCCCCACGCTCATCCGTACGGTCCGCGGGGTCGGCTACCGGCTGGACAGTCCTCAGTGA
- a CDS encoding SigE family RNA polymerase sigma factor: MNTLHSTSTSAVVTRLHDVTRGTEKSGAVSPRGCARGTGRQHTAYMTVVDAFTGENPAAAAAGTAGGAHGGAAYGEVTGERRSLSEAEFTAYVQERRASLYATAYHLTGDRFEAEDLLQSALFSTYRAWERISDKAAVGGYLRRTMTNLHISAWRRRKLNEYPTEELPETAGDTDAMRGTELRAVLWQALARLPELQRTMLVLRYYEGRTDPEIAEILDISVGTVKSSIWRSLRRMREDEVLSFGRDEEESFGELVA; this comes from the coding sequence ATGAACACGCTGCACAGCACCAGCACGAGCGCAGTTGTCACGCGGCTCCACGACGTCACCCGGGGCACGGAGAAGTCCGGTGCCGTGAGCCCGCGGGGGTGCGCTCGCGGCACCGGGCGTCAGCACACCGCCTACATGACGGTGGTTGACGCTTTCACGGGGGAGAACCCCGCGGCGGCCGCCGCGGGAACGGCCGGCGGAGCTCACGGGGGAGCCGCGTACGGGGAGGTCACGGGGGAGCGTCGCTCGCTGTCGGAGGCGGAGTTCACCGCCTACGTCCAGGAGCGCCGCGCCTCCCTGTACGCAACCGCCTACCACCTGACGGGGGATCGTTTCGAGGCCGAGGACCTGCTCCAGAGCGCGCTGTTCTCGACGTACAGGGCCTGGGAGCGGATCAGTGACAAGGCCGCGGTCGGGGGCTACCTCCGCCGCACCATGACCAACCTGCACATCAGCGCGTGGCGCCGCCGCAAGCTGAACGAGTACCCGACCGAGGAACTGCCGGAGACCGCGGGTGACACGGACGCGATGCGCGGCACCGAGCTGCGCGCCGTGCTGTGGCAGGCGCTGGCCCGGCTGCCCGAACTCCAGCGCACCATGCTGGTCCTTCGTTACTACGAGGGCCGCACGGACCCGGAGATCGCGGAGATCCTCGACATCAGTGTCGGCACGGTGAAGTCGAGCATCTGGCGGTCGCTGCGCCGGATGCGCGAGGACGAGGTCCTCAGCTTCGGCCGTGACGAGGAGGAGTCCTTCGGGGAGCTCGTCGCCTGA
- a CDS encoding uridine kinase, which yields MSLPPPIPTRVALLCGPSGSGKSLVAARSGLPVLRLDDFYKEGDDPTLPLVDGSSDIDWDHPRSWDADTAVAAIEELCRTGRTTVPVYDIALSVRTGTEALRIERTPLFIAEGIFAAEIVERCRELGLLGDALCLSCGPVTTFRRRFVRDLKEGRKSVLFLLRRGWRLMRAERSIVARQTALGAHPCDKDEALGRLATAAGPADRCTTAA from the coding sequence GTGAGTCTCCCTCCCCCGATACCGACCCGCGTCGCGCTGCTCTGTGGCCCCTCCGGCTCGGGCAAGTCCCTCGTCGCCGCCCGCTCCGGCCTGCCCGTGCTGCGCCTGGACGACTTCTACAAGGAGGGTGACGACCCGACACTGCCGCTGGTGGACGGGAGTTCGGACATCGACTGGGACCACCCGCGGTCATGGGACGCGGACACGGCGGTCGCCGCGATCGAGGAACTGTGCCGTACGGGACGTACGACCGTTCCCGTGTACGACATCGCGCTGAGCGTCCGTACCGGCACGGAGGCGCTGCGCATCGAACGGACTCCGCTGTTCATCGCGGAGGGCATCTTCGCCGCCGAGATCGTCGAGCGCTGCCGTGAACTGGGCCTGCTGGGCGACGCGCTGTGCCTGTCCTGCGGTCCGGTGACGACGTTCCGCCGGCGCTTCGTGCGGGATCTCAAGGAGGGCCGCAAGTCGGTCCTGTTCCTGCTCCGCCGCGGCTGGCGCCTGATGCGCGCCGAACGCTCGATCGTGGCGCGCCAGACCGCGCTGGGCGCCCACCCCTGCGACAAGGACGAGGCCCTCGGCCGGCTGGCCACGGCGGCCGGCCCCGCGGACCGCTGTACGACAGCGGCGTGA
- a CDS encoding aldehyde dehydrogenase family protein, whose protein sequence is MSDKSEEQRLSVFKTYKLYVGGKFPRSESGRVYEVTDSKGKWLANAPQSSRKDARDAVVAARKAFGGWSGATAYNRGQILYRVAEMLEGRRDQFAREVADAEGLSKSKAAAQVDAAVDRWVWYAGWTDKIAQVVGGANPVAGPFFNLSTPEPTGVVTVLAPQESSFLGLVSVIAPVIATGNTAVVIASEKSPLPALSLGEVLATSDLPGGVVNVLSGRTAEIAAPLAAHQDVNAIDLAGADDVLAKELEIAAADNLKRVLRPQPVDYAKTPGIERLTAFLETKTVWHPTGSLGASGSSY, encoded by the coding sequence ATGTCTGACAAGTCCGAAGAGCAGCGTCTGAGTGTCTTCAAGACCTACAAGCTGTACGTGGGCGGGAAGTTCCCGCGTTCCGAGAGCGGCCGGGTGTACGAGGTGACGGACTCCAAGGGCAAGTGGCTGGCGAACGCCCCGCAGTCGAGCCGCAAGGACGCCCGTGACGCGGTGGTCGCCGCGCGCAAGGCGTTCGGCGGCTGGTCCGGCGCGACCGCGTACAACCGCGGCCAGATCCTCTACCGCGTCGCCGAGATGCTGGAGGGCCGCAGGGACCAGTTCGCGCGCGAGGTCGCGGACGCGGAGGGCCTGTCGAAGTCGAAGGCGGCCGCCCAGGTCGACGCGGCCGTCGACCGCTGGGTCTGGTACGCGGGCTGGACCGACAAGATCGCCCAGGTCGTGGGCGGGGCCAACCCCGTCGCGGGCCCGTTCTTCAACCTGTCGACCCCGGAACCGACCGGTGTCGTCACCGTCCTCGCACCCCAGGAGTCCTCGTTCCTGGGCCTGGTCTCGGTGATCGCCCCGGTGATCGCGACCGGTAACACGGCGGTGGTGATCGCGAGCGAGAAGTCCCCGCTGCCGGCACTGTCGCTCGGCGAGGTGCTGGCGACCTCCGACCTCCCGGGCGGTGTCGTCAACGTCCTCTCCGGCAGGACGGCGGAGATCGCCGCTCCCCTCGCCGCGCACCAGGACGTCAACGCGATCGACCTCGCGGGCGCGGACGACGTCCTGGCGAAGGAGCTGGAGATCGCCGCGGCCGACAACCTGAAGCGGGTCCTGCGTCCACAGCCTGTGGACTACGCGAAGACCCCCGGCATCGAGCGCCTCACGGCCTTCCTGGAGACGAAGACCGTCTGGCACCCGACCGGTTCACTGGGCGCCTCGGGCTCGTCGTACTGA
- a CDS encoding aldehyde dehydrogenase family protein, translated as MASAFEYAPAPESRSVVDIAPSYGLFIDGEFTEAADGKVFKTVSPSTEEVLSEVARAGAEDVDRAVKAARRAFEKWSALPGSERAKYLYRIARIVQERSRELAVLETLDNGKPIKETRDADLPLVAAHFFYYAGWADKLDHAGFGANPRPLGVAGQVIPWNFPLLMLAWKIAPALATGNTVVLKPAETTPLSALFFADICRQAGLPKGVVNILPGYGDAGAALVEHPDVNKVAFTGSTAVGKAIARQVAGTDKKVTLELGGKGANIVFDDAPIDQAVEGIVTGIFFNQGQVCCAGSRLLVQESIQDELLDSLKRRLSTLRLGDPLDKNTDIGAINSAEQLARITSLVEQGTAEGAERWSPACELPSSGYWFAPTLFTNVTQAHTIARDEIFGPVLSVLTFRTPDEAVAKANNSQYGLSAGIWTEKGSRILAVAGKLRAGVIWSNTFNKFDPTSPFGGYKESGFGREGGRHGLEAYLDV; from the coding sequence ATGGCATCTGCATTCGAGTACGCACCGGCGCCCGAGTCCCGCTCGGTCGTCGACATCGCCCCGTCGTACGGCCTGTTCATCGACGGCGAGTTCACCGAGGCGGCGGACGGCAAGGTCTTCAAGACCGTCAGCCCCAGCACGGAGGAGGTCCTCTCCGAGGTCGCCCGGGCGGGCGCCGAGGACGTCGACCGTGCCGTGAAGGCGGCGCGCAGGGCCTTCGAGAAGTGGTCGGCGCTGCCCGGTTCCGAGCGCGCCAAGTACCTCTACCGCATCGCCCGCATCGTCCAGGAGCGCTCCCGCGAGCTCGCCGTCCTGGAGACGCTGGACAACGGGAAGCCCATCAAGGAGACCCGCGACGCCGACCTCCCCCTGGTCGCCGCGCACTTCTTCTACTACGCGGGCTGGGCCGACAAGCTCGACCACGCCGGCTTCGGCGCGAACCCGCGCCCGCTGGGCGTGGCCGGCCAGGTCATCCCCTGGAACTTCCCGCTGCTGATGCTGGCGTGGAAGATCGCCCCGGCGCTGGCGACCGGCAACACGGTCGTCCTCAAGCCCGCCGAGACCACCCCGCTGTCGGCGCTGTTCTTCGCGGACATCTGCCGCCAGGCGGGCCTGCCCAAGGGCGTCGTCAACATCCTTCCGGGATACGGCGACGCGGGCGCCGCGCTCGTCGAGCACCCCGACGTGAACAAGGTCGCGTTCACCGGCTCGACCGCCGTCGGCAAGGCCATCGCCCGCCAGGTGGCCGGCACCGACAAGAAGGTCACCCTCGAACTGGGCGGCAAGGGCGCGAACATCGTCTTCGACGACGCCCCGATCGACCAGGCGGTGGAGGGGATCGTCACCGGGATCTTCTTCAACCAGGGCCAGGTCTGCTGCGCGGGCAGCCGGCTCCTCGTCCAGGAGTCGATCCAGGACGAGCTGCTGGACTCCCTGAAGCGCAGGCTCTCCACCCTGCGTCTGGGCGACCCGCTCGACAAGAACACCGACATCGGCGCGATCAACTCCGCCGAGCAGCTGGCCCGTATCACCTCGCTCGTCGAGCAGGGCACGGCCGAGGGCGCCGAGCGCTGGTCCCCGGCCTGTGAACTGCCCTCCTCCGGATACTGGTTCGCCCCGACGCTGTTCACCAACGTCACCCAGGCGCACACCATCGCCCGCGACGAGATCTTCGGCCCGGTGCTGTCGGTCCTCACCTTCCGCACCCCGGACGAGGCCGTCGCCAAGGCCAACAACTCCCAGTACGGCCTGTCGGCGGGCATCTGGACGGAGAAGGGTTCCCGGATCCTGGCCGTCGCGGGCAAGCTGCGCGCGGGCGTCATCTGGTCCAACACGTTCAACAAGTTCGACCCGACCTCGCCGTTCGGCGGTTACAAGGAGTCGGGCTTCGGCCGCGAGGGCGGCCGCCACGGCCTGGAGGCGTACCTCGATGTCTGA
- the deoC gene encoding deoxyribose-phosphate aldolase — protein MPTTAPSPKHSTSLEQGGAPTHALGDVTSSDSTLRRFLHGLPGVDAVGLEARAASLGTRSIKTTAKAYAIDLAISMVDLTTLEGADTPGKVRALGVKAVHPDPTDRTAPATAAVCVYPDMVATAKEAVAGSGVKVASVATAFPAGRAALGVKLADVRDAVAAGADEIDMVIDRGAFLAGHYLKVYDEIVAVKEASGAARLKVIFETGELSTYDNIRRASWLGMLAGADFIKTSTGKVAVNATPSNTLLMLEAVRDFRAQTGVQVGVKPAGGIRTTKDAVKFLVLVNETAGEDWLDNHWFRFGASSLLNDLLMQRQKLATGRYSGPDYVTVD, from the coding sequence ATGCCCACCACTGCACCCTCCCCCAAGCACTCGACTTCGCTCGAGCAGGGTGGTGCCCCCACCCACGCACTCGGCGATGTGACCTCGTCCGACAGCACCCTGCGCCGCTTCCTGCACGGGTTGCCCGGCGTCGACGCGGTCGGCCTGGAGGCGCGCGCCGCCTCGCTCGGCACCCGTTCCATCAAGACGACCGCGAAGGCGTACGCGATCGACCTCGCCATCTCGATGGTCGACCTGACGACGCTGGAAGGCGCGGACACCCCGGGCAAGGTCCGGGCGCTCGGCGTCAAGGCGGTCCACCCGGACCCGACCGACCGCACGGCGCCCGCCACGGCCGCGGTCTGCGTCTATCCCGACATGGTGGCCACCGCCAAGGAGGCCGTGGCCGGTTCCGGTGTGAAGGTCGCCTCCGTGGCCACCGCCTTCCCGGCGGGCCGCGCCGCGCTCGGCGTGAAGCTGGCCGACGTGCGGGACGCCGTCGCCGCGGGCGCCGACGAGATCGACATGGTCATCGACCGCGGGGCGTTCCTCGCGGGCCACTACCTGAAGGTGTACGACGAGATCGTCGCGGTGAAGGAGGCCTCGGGCGCCGCCCGTCTTAAGGTCATCTTCGAGACCGGCGAGCTGTCGACGTACGACAACATCCGGCGGGCTTCCTGGCTCGGCATGCTGGCCGGCGCGGACTTCATCAAGACCTCCACCGGCAAGGTGGCCGTCAACGCGACGCCGTCGAACACGCTGCTCATGCTGGAGGCGGTCCGCGACTTCCGCGCGCAGACCGGCGTCCAGGTCGGCGTGAAGCCGGCCGGCGGCATCCGCACCACCAAGGACGCCGTCAAGTTCCTGGTCCTGGTGAACGAGACCGCGGGCGAGGACTGGCTGGACAACCACTGGTTCCGCTTCGGCGCGTCCTCGCTGCTGAACGACCTGCTGATGCAGCGTCAGAAGCTGGCCACCGGCCGCTACTCCGGCCCCGACTACGTGACGGTGGACTGA
- a CDS encoding PH domain-containing protein has product MTTPDHQPPPPDASRPESRDRIYRSSAGIAGGVLLLAIMGWLGIDALVSGHGRTPWLALATLILLVPLVTAFTLRPAVYANEDRLRIRNPFRVIVLPWTTIATLRSGYSNEAVTTDGTKYQLWAVPVSLRSRKRAARRQARGEAADSSGRGTPATPARAQADQAMDDLRELAEAHPATEGAQAAVSVRWAYKVMGPALAGAVVLAILLAVG; this is encoded by the coding sequence ATGACGACGCCCGATCACCAGCCACCCCCGCCGGACGCCTCGCGCCCCGAGTCGAGGGACCGGATCTACCGGTCATCCGCCGGCATCGCGGGCGGCGTGCTGCTCCTCGCCATCATGGGCTGGCTCGGCATCGACGCGCTGGTCTCGGGACATGGACGCACCCCGTGGCTGGCGCTCGCCACGCTGATCCTGCTGGTCCCGCTGGTGACCGCGTTCACCCTGCGGCCGGCCGTGTACGCGAACGAGGACCGGCTGCGCATCCGCAACCCGTTCCGCGTCATCGTGCTGCCCTGGACCACGATCGCCACGCTGCGCTCCGGCTATTCCAACGAGGCCGTCACCACGGACGGCACCAAGTACCAGCTGTGGGCGGTCCCCGTCTCGCTGCGCTCCCGCAAGCGCGCGGCCAGGCGGCAGGCGCGGGGAGAGGCGGCCGACAGCTCCGGGCGCGGCACCCCGGCCACGCCCGCGCGCGCCCAGGCCGACCAGGCCATGGACGACCTGCGCGAGCTCGCCGAGGCGCACCCGGCCACCGAAGGGGCGCAGGCCGCGGTCAGCGTGCGCTGGGCGTACAAGGTCATGGGTCCGGCGCTCGCGGGCGCCGTGGTGCTGGCGATCCTGCTCGCGGTGGGGTGA
- a CDS encoding phospho-sugar mutase: MQDELIARAEAWLAEDPDAETREELAKLIDARDVAELTARFSGTLQFGTAGLRGELGAGPMRMNRAVVIRAAAGLAAYLKAKGEAGGLVVIGYDARHKSADFARDTAAVMTGAGLRAAVLPRPLPTPVLAYAIRHLGAVAGVEVTASHNPPRDNGYKVYLGDGSQIVPPADAEIAAEIDAVTRLDTVPRPDSGWEILDDGVLNAYLARTDAVLAQDSPRTARTVYTAMHGVGKDVLLAAFARAGFPTPVLVAEQAEPDPDFPTVAFPNPEEPGAMDLAFAKARETDPDLIIANDPDADRCAVAVKGREGADWRMLRGDEVGTLLARHLVDRGARGTFAESIVSSSLLGRIAEKAGLAYEETLTGFKWIARVEDLRYGYEEALGYCVDPEGVRDKDGITAALLITELASQLKEDGRTLLDLLDDIAVEHGLHATDQLSVRVEDLSVIANAMRSLREQPPTRLAGLPITKAEDLTLGTDRLPPTDGLRYTLDGARVIVRPSGTEPKLKCYLEVVVPVGSHAGLAAAHAEAAELLTAIKRDLSAAAGI, from the coding sequence GTGCAGGACGAACTCATCGCACGGGCCGAGGCGTGGCTGGCCGAGGACCCCGACGCGGAGACCCGTGAGGAACTCGCCAAGCTCATCGACGCCCGGGACGTCGCCGAGCTCACCGCACGCTTCAGCGGCACCCTCCAGTTCGGCACCGCGGGACTGCGGGGCGAACTCGGCGCGGGCCCGATGCGCATGAACCGCGCGGTGGTCATCCGCGCCGCCGCCGGTCTGGCCGCGTACCTCAAGGCCAAGGGCGAGGCCGGCGGTCTCGTCGTCATCGGCTACGACGCCCGCCACAAGTCCGCCGACTTCGCCCGCGACACCGCCGCGGTGATGACGGGCGCGGGCCTGCGGGCCGCCGTGCTGCCCCGCCCTCTCCCCACGCCCGTCCTGGCCTACGCCATTCGGCACCTCGGTGCCGTGGCGGGCGTCGAGGTCACCGCCAGCCACAACCCGCCCCGCGACAACGGCTACAAGGTGTACCTCGGCGACGGCTCCCAGATCGTCCCCCCGGCGGACGCCGAGATCGCGGCCGAGATCGACGCGGTCACCCGCCTGGACACCGTCCCCCGCCCGGACAGCGGCTGGGAGATCCTCGACGACGGCGTCCTGAACGCCTACCTGGCCCGTACGGACGCCGTGCTCGCCCAGGACTCCCCCCGCACCGCCCGTACCGTCTACACGGCGATGCACGGCGTCGGCAAGGACGTCCTGCTCGCCGCCTTCGCCCGCGCCGGCTTCCCCACCCCCGTACTGGTCGCCGAACAGGCCGAGCCGGACCCGGACTTCCCCACCGTCGCCTTCCCCAACCCGGAAGAGCCCGGCGCGATGGACCTCGCCTTCGCGAAGGCCCGTGAGACGGACCCCGACCTGATCATCGCCAACGACCCCGACGCGGACCGCTGCGCGGTGGCCGTGAAGGGCCGCGAGGGCGCGGACTGGCGGATGCTGCGCGGCGACGAGGTCGGCACGCTGCTCGCCCGGCACCTGGTCGACCGCGGCGCCCGCGGCACCTTCGCCGAGTCGATCGTCTCCTCCTCCCTCCTCGGCCGGATCGCCGAGAAGGCGGGTCTGGCGTACGAGGAGACCCTGACCGGCTTCAAGTGGATCGCCCGTGTGGAGGACCTGCGCTACGGCTACGAGGAGGCGCTCGGCTACTGCGTCGACCCCGAGGGGGTGCGCGACAAGGACGGCATCACGGCGGCCCTCCTGATCACGGAGCTCGCCTCCCAGCTCAAGGAGGACGGCCGTACCCTGCTGGACCTGCTCGACGACATCGCCGTGGAGCACGGTCTGCACGCCACGGACCAGCTCTCCGTCCGTGTCGAGGACCTCTCGGTGATCGCGAACGCCATGCGCAGCCTGCGCGAACAGCCGCCCACGCGGCTGGCGGGCCTGCCCATCACCAAGGCCGAGGACCTCACCCTGGGCACCGACAGGCTCCCGCCCACGGACGGTCTGCGCTACACGCTGGACGGCGCCCGCGTCATCGTCCGCCCCAGCGGTACGGAGCCGAAGCTGAAGTGCTACCTGGAGGTCGTGGTGCCGGTCGGCTCGCACGCCGGACTCGCCGCGGCCCACGCCGAGGCCGCCGAGCTGCTCACGGCCATCAAGCGCGACCTGTCGGCGGCGGCCGGCATCTGA
- a CDS encoding purine-nucleoside phosphorylase → MNASLLPDDIQGDPYAAADAAATRLRELTGAETHDVALVMGSGWAPAVDALGSPEAEFQVTELPGFPPPAVEGHGGKVRSYLIGDKRALVFLGRTHYYEGRGVAAVAHGVRTAVAAGCKTLVLTNGCGGLRADMRPGQPVLISDHINLTATSPIVGANFVDLTDLYSPRLRALCKEVDPTLEEGVYAQFTGPHYETPAEIRMARTIGADLVGMSTVLEAIAAREAGAEVLGISLVTNLAAGMTGEPLNHEEVLQAGRDSATRMGALLTQVLDRL, encoded by the coding sequence GTGAACGCATCTCTTCTTCCGGACGACATCCAGGGCGACCCCTACGCCGCTGCCGACGCCGCCGCCACACGCCTGCGGGAGCTCACGGGCGCCGAGACCCACGACGTCGCGCTCGTGATGGGCTCCGGCTGGGCTCCGGCCGTGGACGCCCTCGGCTCCCCCGAGGCCGAGTTCCAGGTCACCGAGCTGCCCGGGTTCCCCCCGCCCGCGGTCGAGGGCCACGGCGGCAAGGTCCGCTCGTACCTGATCGGCGACAAGCGGGCCCTGGTCTTCCTGGGCCGCACCCACTACTACGAGGGCCGCGGAGTCGCCGCCGTCGCGCACGGTGTCCGTACGGCCGTCGCCGCCGGCTGCAAGACCCTCGTGCTCACCAACGGCTGCGGCGGCCTGCGCGCCGACATGCGTCCCGGCCAGCCGGTGCTGATCAGCGACCACATCAACCTGACGGCGACCTCCCCGATCGTCGGGGCGAACTTCGTCGACCTCACCGACCTCTACTCCCCGCGGCTGCGCGCCCTCTGCAAGGAGGTGGACCCCACCCTGGAGGAGGGCGTCTACGCGCAGTTCACCGGGCCGCACTACGAGACGCCCGCCGAGATCCGGATGGCCCGCACCATCGGCGCGGACCTCGTCGGCATGTCGACGGTCCTCGAGGCCATCGCCGCGCGTGAGGCCGGGGCGGAGGTGCTGGGCATCTCCCTCGTCACCAACCTCGCCGCCGGTATGACGGGCGAGCCGCTGAACCACGAGGAGGTCCTCCAGGCCGGCCGTGACTCCGCGACCCGCATGGGTGCGCTGCTCACCCAGGTCCTGGACCGGCTGTAG
- a CDS encoding gamma-glutamylcyclotransferase, with protein sequence MSLYAAYAGNLDPRLMTRRAPHSPLRATGWLNGWRLTFGGEHMGWEGALVTLVEAPRSQVFVALYDIAPLDEDSMDRWEGVGLDIYRRMRVRVHTLEGEEPAWVYVLNGYEGGLPSARYLGEIADAAESAGAPHDYVMELRKRPC encoded by the coding sequence ATGTCGCTCTACGCCGCGTACGCCGGCAATCTCGACCCGCGGCTCATGACGCGCCGCGCCCCGCACTCGCCGCTGCGCGCCACCGGCTGGCTGAACGGCTGGCGGCTGACCTTCGGGGGCGAGCACATGGGGTGGGAGGGTGCGCTCGTGACCCTCGTCGAGGCGCCCCGTTCGCAGGTCTTCGTGGCGCTGTACGACATCGCCCCCCTGGACGAGGACTCCATGGACCGCTGGGAGGGCGTGGGCCTCGACATCTACCGCAGGATGCGCGTACGGGTGCACACGCTGGAGGGCGAGGAGCCCGCGTGGGTGTACGTACTGAACGGGTACGAGGGCGGCCTCCCCTCCGCGCGCTACCTCGGTGAGATCGCCGACGCGGCGGAGTCGGCGGGAGCGCCGCACGACTACGTGATGGAGCTGCGCAAGCGCCCCTGCTGA